A region of Lysobacter stagni DNA encodes the following proteins:
- a CDS encoding phage portal protein, whose product MSEVQILDRHGQPIRAQDTAHTGASRTSRELRTWLPALESADSELEGERDTLATRSYDLERNNGIAGGAVRTNVDNIIGTGLRLSAKPDYRALGKPKEWADEWSRGTEAKWRTFANVQEFDAARNLTFGGQSVVMLRTAFLAGDGLALAHWLPDRPGAKWATCSQLVDPARLGTPPGQTNGARMRDGVEINELGEAIAYQIRKAHPGDLYQLGAAEVFERVPARTPHGRRRVVHLFEQLRSGQTRGKALLAPVMAAFKMLDHYQRTELQTVIVNSLIAAFIETPLKAEEIADLFGSTDEFMKSRNGWDVKLEGAGVIPLHPGDKLNAFTPTRPNGAYEKFVEAILRYISTGLHMPYELLMKDFSKTNYSSARAALLEAWRYFNARRQWFATYWANPIYELWLEEAVARGEVDAPDFYENRAAYCACAWIGPGRGWVDPMKEAQASGERIRNCVSTLEREAAEQGLDWEEVLQQRATEQRYAESLGLRGAESTPPPAAIEQAEEQIEEIVSRCVDRHMAQRVSA is encoded by the coding sequence ATGAGCGAAGTCCAGATCCTCGACCGGCACGGACAACCCATCCGGGCCCAGGACACCGCGCACACGGGGGCGTCGCGCACGTCGCGTGAACTGCGCACCTGGCTGCCCGCGCTGGAGTCTGCCGACAGCGAGTTGGAGGGTGAGCGCGACACGCTGGCGACGCGCAGCTACGACCTGGAGCGCAACAACGGCATCGCCGGCGGCGCGGTCCGGACCAATGTCGATAACATCATCGGTACCGGGCTGCGCCTTTCGGCCAAGCCCGACTACCGGGCACTGGGCAAGCCCAAGGAATGGGCTGATGAGTGGTCGCGCGGAACCGAGGCCAAGTGGCGCACATTCGCGAACGTCCAGGAATTCGACGCGGCGCGGAATCTGACCTTCGGCGGCCAGTCGGTGGTGATGCTGCGCACGGCGTTCCTTGCGGGCGACGGCCTGGCGCTTGCGCATTGGCTGCCTGACCGCCCCGGAGCGAAATGGGCCACGTGCTCGCAGCTCGTGGACCCAGCGAGGCTGGGAACGCCGCCAGGCCAGACGAATGGCGCGCGGATGCGCGACGGCGTCGAGATCAACGAACTCGGGGAGGCCATCGCCTACCAGATCCGCAAAGCTCATCCGGGCGATCTGTATCAGCTCGGTGCGGCCGAGGTGTTCGAGCGCGTGCCGGCACGCACGCCGCACGGCCGGCGTCGAGTCGTCCACCTGTTCGAACAACTGCGGTCCGGGCAGACCCGTGGCAAGGCGCTTCTCGCGCCGGTCATGGCTGCGTTCAAGATGCTGGATCACTACCAGCGCACCGAGCTTCAGACGGTAATCGTCAACAGCCTGATCGCGGCGTTCATCGAAACTCCGCTCAAGGCGGAAGAGATCGCGGATCTGTTCGGTAGCACCGACGAGTTCATGAAGTCCCGCAACGGGTGGGACGTGAAGCTCGAAGGCGCCGGGGTGATCCCGCTGCATCCGGGCGACAAGCTCAACGCATTCACGCCGACGCGCCCGAACGGCGCTTACGAGAAGTTCGTCGAGGCGATCCTGCGCTACATCAGCACGGGGCTGCACATGCCCTACGAGCTGCTGATGAAGGATTTCAGCAAGACCAACTACAGCAGCGCCCGTGCGGCACTGCTGGAGGCCTGGCGCTACTTCAATGCGCGCCGGCAGTGGTTTGCGACCTACTGGGCGAATCCCATCTACGAGCTGTGGCTGGAGGAAGCGGTGGCCCGCGGCGAGGTGGACGCGCCGGACTTCTACGAGAACCGCGCGGCGTACTGCGCCTGCGCATGGATCGGGCCGGGGCGCGGCTGGGTAGACCCGATGAAGGAGGCCCAGGCCAGCGGCGAGCGCATTCGGAATTGCGTGTCGACGCTAGAACGCGAGGCGGCCGAGCAGGGACTGGACTGGGAAGAGGTGCTGCAGCAGCGCGCCACCGAGCAGCGCTACGCCGAGAGCCTCGGGTTGCGCGGGGCGGAATCCACCCCGCCGCCGGCCGCGATTGAACAGGCCGAAGAACAGATCGAAGAGATCGTCAGCCGCTGTGTGGATCGCCACATGGCTCAGAGGGTGTCCGCATGA
- a CDS encoding PH domain-containing protein → MAEIDLDQKPAPFGRTHFDTVRHCGAGPGQESAFMPTLEEVQEQLNELQFFNRTGLGNEVAFLPKVLSSDERIYACTRGYIDNATWAIVCTGTRVILLYKGMFFGLKVKEVPLKSIRSVTLTNGQVRAAIRLAVDGGDVVITNVHQDAAKWFVDMVRWSREHLDTPIAPFVQADPANDLAGKLERLGRLRSRGLITDAQLEAQRERLLANYRR, encoded by the coding sequence ATGGCTGAGATTGACCTCGATCAGAAGCCTGCGCCATTCGGGCGAACACACTTCGACACGGTACGCCATTGCGGCGCCGGACCCGGTCAGGAGAGTGCATTCATGCCTACGCTCGAAGAGGTGCAAGAACAGCTCAATGAGCTTCAGTTTTTCAACCGTACGGGCCTCGGCAACGAAGTCGCGTTCCTTCCGAAGGTGCTCTCGTCCGACGAAAGGATCTACGCGTGCACGCGCGGCTACATTGACAACGCAACCTGGGCAATCGTGTGCACCGGCACTCGTGTGATCCTGCTCTACAAAGGCATGTTCTTCGGCCTCAAGGTCAAAGAAGTGCCGCTTAAGAGCATTCGCTCGGTGACTCTGACAAATGGCCAGGTGCGTGCCGCAATCAGGCTGGCGGTTGACGGAGGCGACGTGGTCATCACGAACGTCCATCAGGACGCCGCAAAGTGGTTTGTCGATATGGTGCGCTGGAGCAGAGAGCACTTGGACACGCCGATCGCGCCGTTCGTCCAGGCCGATCCCGCGAACGATCTGGCCGGCAAGCTCGAGCGACTTGGAAGGCTCCGCAGCCGGGGCCTGATTACCGATGCCCAGCTCGAAGCGCAACGAGAGCGCTTGCTGGCGAATTACCGGCGCTGA
- a CDS encoding OB-fold protein, whose translation MGTLAKWLGIIFLGLIVVGFYGAIALAPNPVVIRAGQVATEVGPPPIVQPQVAPGALDVFTARDLAVAYDENAVAADASFKDKRFFVYGQVESIDTDFNGVPCITLDAGMYFSNPQLKFGKDAHGSLADLRKGHPIVAACTGGGDSAKGPMLRSCTLL comes from the coding sequence ATGGGAACGCTAGCGAAGTGGCTGGGGATCATCTTCCTGGGCCTTATCGTCGTGGGCTTCTATGGCGCGATCGCATTGGCTCCGAATCCGGTAGTGATCAGAGCGGGACAGGTGGCCACCGAAGTCGGTCCGCCGCCGATCGTCCAGCCGCAAGTCGCTCCCGGAGCACTGGACGTCTTCACTGCCCGAGACCTGGCCGTGGCCTACGACGAGAACGCTGTTGCCGCCGACGCGTCGTTCAAGGACAAGCGCTTCTTCGTTTACGGCCAAGTCGAGAGCATCGACACGGACTTCAACGGAGTTCCGTGCATCACGCTTGATGCGGGGATGTACTTCTCTAATCCGCAATTGAAGTTCGGCAAGGACGCGCACGGATCCTTGGCAGATTTGAGAAAGGGGCACCCGATCGTTGCTGCCTGCACTGGCGGTGGAGACTCCGCGAAGGGACCGATGCTGCGGAGTTGCACCCTTCTCTAG
- a CDS encoding helix-turn-helix domain-containing protein — MSELKDRAIEARLAAGVDTPAEWARRLGVKPAAIYQIESGKTRSLKANTLAQMARLSGLDPEYIRTGRPGAPTAPAKGAQLGGLIDTQLFLYADEIVRHEERMQGADFPSADRMIRLIAMYNLAIEHGGVIPRGKLIEIAHAAYRRNPEANESSDEPVDPKAGST, encoded by the coding sequence ATGAGTGAACTCAAAGACCGCGCCATCGAAGCTCGGCTCGCTGCCGGGGTGGACACGCCAGCAGAGTGGGCCCGACGCCTGGGCGTGAAGCCGGCGGCGATCTATCAGATTGAGAGCGGGAAGACTCGGTCGCTAAAAGCGAACACGCTGGCGCAGATGGCCAGGCTCAGCGGACTAGATCCCGAGTACATCCGGACAGGCCGACCAGGCGCGCCCACCGCACCTGCGAAGGGAGCGCAGCTGGGCGGCTTAATCGATACGCAGCTTTTTCTCTATGCGGACGAAATCGTTCGCCATGAAGAAAGGATGCAGGGTGCTGACTTCCCTTCCGCCGACCGTATGATCCGCCTGATCGCCATGTACAACCTGGCGATCGAGCACGGCGGCGTGATCCCAAGAGGAAAGCTGATCGAGATCGCGCACGCTGCCTATCGGCGCAATCCCGAAGCCAATGAGAGCTCAGATGAGCCAGTCGACCCCAAGGCCGGGTCAACCTGA
- a CDS encoding Cro/CI family transcriptional regulator: MKITVVKEDAVALYGSVKGLATALGITGPAISQWEDRKPIPEKRSLQLALLWPGRFLPDQQEEAA; the protein is encoded by the coding sequence ATGAAGATCACGGTCGTTAAAGAAGACGCCGTTGCGCTGTACGGCAGCGTCAAGGGTCTGGCTACCGCGCTGGGCATTACAGGTCCCGCGATCTCGCAGTGGGAAGACCGAAAGCCCATCCCCGAAAAACGATCTCTCCAGCTCGCGCTGCTTTGGCCTGGCCGCTTCCTACCGGACCAGCAAGAGGAGGCGGCGTGA
- a CDS encoding phage terminase large subunit family protein → MAQVRRAWKPPARLTLSEWADDCAVLSTESAAEVGKWRTLPYQRGIMDAITDRHIESVTVMKSARVGWSKILNHTIGYHAHHEPCPLMLVQPTIGDAEGYSKDEIAPMIRDTPVLEAIFPLPGTRDAGNTILRKAFPGGVLMLIGADSPRGFRRVSVRVVMFDEVDGYSATAGEEGDQLKLGIKRTEYFWNRKILAGSTPTLDQTSRIKRRFEAGDQRHYFVPCPHCDHKQQLVWENLRWPKGEPEKAAFVCVEGCGAEIGYEHQRWMIEEADRRQRAGEPGIGWVATNPDAEPGHASFHIWAAYSYAPNATWGQLAREWVSSHRNIEERKTFMNTVLGLPYKGQGDAPDWKRLYDRRERYQIGWVTGDGLILFAGVDVQKDRIEVEIVAYGPDMRSWSVAYRVFPGDTSQLDGKDSPYRALDALLAEWFPREGGGALQIRMLAIDAGYNTNTVYQWVRRHAANRVIAVDGRDSYAMIIGQPKAVEVTERGKRKSRAVKLWPIGTSMAKTELYGWLKQEKPTDESGDDLPFGYCSFPEYPDEYFKQLTAEEVVPRLVRGFRRYQWEKVYGRNEALDCRVYARAAAALVGIDRWTAAQWDTLRNELDTKKPARGAAPAVPRKPRITKVDDPYL, encoded by the coding sequence ATGGCCCAGGTCCGAAGGGCCTGGAAGCCTCCGGCGCGGCTCACGTTGTCGGAGTGGGCGGACGACTGCGCGGTCCTGTCTACGGAGTCGGCGGCCGAGGTTGGTAAGTGGCGAACCCTGCCGTACCAGCGCGGCATCATGGACGCGATTACCGACCGCCACATCGAGTCGGTGACTGTGATGAAGTCGGCCCGTGTGGGGTGGAGCAAGATTCTCAATCACACCATCGGCTACCACGCGCATCACGAGCCATGCCCGCTGATGCTGGTGCAGCCGACCATCGGCGACGCCGAGGGCTACAGCAAGGACGAGATCGCGCCGATGATCCGGGATACCCCGGTCCTCGAGGCGATCTTTCCGCTACCGGGCACACGAGACGCCGGCAACACGATCCTGCGCAAGGCATTCCCCGGCGGCGTGCTGATGCTAATCGGCGCGGACAGCCCGCGCGGATTCCGCCGTGTGTCGGTGCGCGTAGTGATGTTCGACGAGGTCGACGGCTACTCCGCCACCGCGGGCGAGGAAGGCGACCAGCTGAAGCTAGGCATCAAACGCACCGAGTACTTCTGGAACCGGAAGATCCTCGCCGGCAGCACGCCGACGCTGGACCAGACCAGCCGAATCAAGCGTCGATTCGAGGCCGGCGACCAGCGGCATTACTTTGTGCCGTGCCCACACTGCGATCACAAGCAGCAGCTGGTGTGGGAGAACCTGCGGTGGCCGAAGGGCGAGCCGGAAAAGGCCGCGTTCGTCTGCGTCGAGGGCTGTGGCGCCGAGATCGGCTACGAGCATCAGCGCTGGATGATCGAGGAGGCAGATCGTCGCCAGCGCGCTGGCGAGCCTGGTATCGGCTGGGTGGCCACAAATCCGGACGCGGAGCCCGGGCACGCCAGCTTCCACATCTGGGCGGCGTACAGCTACGCGCCTAACGCGACGTGGGGACAGCTGGCGCGCGAGTGGGTGTCCAGCCACCGAAACATCGAAGAGCGCAAGACCTTCATGAACACGGTGCTCGGTCTGCCCTACAAGGGGCAGGGTGATGCGCCGGATTGGAAGCGCCTGTACGACCGGCGCGAGCGGTACCAGATCGGTTGGGTGACAGGCGACGGACTGATTCTGTTCGCCGGCGTCGACGTGCAGAAGGACCGCATCGAAGTCGAGATCGTGGCATACGGTCCCGACATGCGGAGCTGGTCAGTGGCCTACCGGGTCTTTCCCGGTGACACCTCGCAGCTCGACGGAAAGGACAGCCCGTACCGCGCGCTTGATGCGCTTCTGGCCGAATGGTTTCCGCGTGAAGGTGGCGGCGCGTTGCAGATCCGGATGCTCGCGATCGATGCCGGCTACAACACGAACACGGTGTACCAGTGGGTACGCCGGCACGCCGCGAACCGCGTAATCGCGGTCGACGGTCGTGACAGCTACGCAATGATCATCGGCCAGCCGAAGGCGGTTGAAGTCACCGAGCGCGGCAAGCGCAAGAGTCGCGCGGTAAAGCTGTGGCCGATCGGCACTTCGATGGCGAAGACCGAGTTGTATGGCTGGTTGAAGCAGGAGAAGCCCACGGACGAATCGGGCGACGACCTGCCTTTTGGCTACTGCAGCTTCCCTGAGTACCCGGACGAGTACTTCAAACAGCTCACCGCCGAGGAGGTGGTGCCCCGCCTGGTCCGCGGCTTCCGCCGCTACCAGTGGGAGAAGGTGTACGGACGCAACGAGGCGCTCGACTGCCGCGTTTACGCGCGCGCCGCCGCGGCCCTCGTCGGCATCGACCGATGGACGGCGGCCCAGTGGGACACGTTGCGCAACGAACTGGATACGAAGAAACCCGCGCGCGGGGCCGCGCCCGCGGTTCCACGAAAACCCCGCATCACGAAGGTAGACGACCCGTACTTATGA
- the gpW gene encoding gpW family head-tail joining protein, which yields MTSLPDDCAAARLRLAEAELALHQLQTGSRAQSLAFGPGKSVTYTQTNIRELQAYVNTLRDKVAACEGRSARGRGPVRFVF from the coding sequence ATGACCAGCCTCCCAGACGACTGCGCCGCCGCCCGGCTGCGCCTGGCAGAGGCGGAGCTGGCGCTGCATCAGCTTCAGACCGGAAGTCGCGCGCAGTCGCTGGCGTTCGGACCAGGCAAGTCGGTGACCTACACGCAGACCAACATCCGCGAGCTTCAGGCGTACGTGAACACGCTGCGGGACAAGGTCGCGGCGTGCGAGGGGCGATCGGCTCGCGGGCGCGGCCCGGTGCGATTCGTGTTCTGA
- a CDS encoding glycoside hydrolase family 24 protein: MPRITAAQIGAGGANVCAFLDMLAFSEGTAGRGEDGYNVLVGGSLFSSYHAHPERSVWLPRYQVHSTAAGRYQFLRRTWRGLAQQLKLSDFGPESQDLGAVELIRGRKALEDLRAGRFASAIEKCAPEWASLPGAGYGQREHKLESLLRVYLAAGGYSKGK, from the coding sequence ATGCCACGGATCACAGCTGCGCAGATCGGCGCAGGCGGCGCGAACGTGTGTGCGTTCCTCGACATGTTGGCGTTCTCGGAAGGGACCGCGGGTCGCGGGGAGGACGGATACAACGTGCTGGTCGGTGGCTCGCTCTTCAGCAGCTACCACGCACACCCGGAGCGCTCCGTCTGGCTTCCGCGCTATCAGGTGCACAGCACCGCGGCGGGGCGCTACCAGTTCCTGCGCCGCACGTGGCGCGGCCTCGCCCAGCAACTGAAGCTGAGTGATTTCGGCCCCGAGTCCCAGGACCTCGGCGCGGTTGAGCTGATCCGCGGCAGGAAGGCACTGGAGGACTTGCGCGCCGGCCGATTCGCATCGGCGATCGAGAAGTGCGCGCCGGAATGGGCGAGCCTTCCCGGCGCCGGCTACGGCCAGAGAGAACACAAGTTGGAATCGCTGCTGCGGGTGTACCTCGCGGCCGGCGGTTATTCAAAGGGGAAGTGA
- a CDS encoding HigA family addiction module antitoxin: protein MKSPAHRLYPMHPGELLRERYLVALNISVSELATHLHLPAKELEDVVNQRRPVSADMAARLARYFGGDAHTWLMVQADYDLKTLPNRDAIERDIEPLFPPT from the coding sequence ATGAAGTCGCCGGCGCACCGCCTGTATCCAATGCACCCGGGTGAACTTCTGCGCGAGCGGTACCTCGTGGCCCTGAACATCAGCGTCAGCGAACTGGCGACCCATCTGCATCTTCCAGCCAAAGAGCTGGAGGATGTTGTGAACCAACGTCGTCCCGTTTCCGCGGACATGGCTGCTCGCTTGGCGCGCTATTTCGGCGGCGATGCCCACACATGGCTGATGGTGCAGGCGGACTACGACCTCAAGACTCTGCCCAATCGAGATGCGATCGAGCGAGACATCGAGCCCCTCTTTCCACCGACTTGA
- a CDS encoding head decoration protein yields the protein MNNETRSRAGFETVGDFTPDALIAGDFPLRTRKVLLAAGRAYDRGEVLGLKADGEYALSAAEASDGSEAPSVVLAESVDATPGIREAVVYLTGDFNAARLIYGAGHTAKTVAKPLRDLSIFLHTPVQA from the coding sequence ATGAACAACGAAACCCGTAGCCGTGCCGGCTTCGAAACGGTCGGCGATTTCACCCCGGACGCACTCATCGCCGGCGACTTCCCGCTGCGCACCCGCAAGGTGCTCCTCGCTGCCGGGCGCGCGTACGACCGCGGTGAGGTGCTTGGCCTGAAGGCGGACGGCGAGTACGCCCTGAGCGCCGCTGAGGCCAGCGACGGGAGCGAGGCGCCGAGTGTCGTGCTCGCCGAAAGCGTCGACGCGACTCCCGGTATCCGCGAAGCGGTCGTGTACCTCACGGGCGACTTCAACGCGGCACGTCTGATCTATGGCGCTGGCCACACGGCCAAGACCGTGGCGAAACCGCTGCGCGACCTGAGCATTTTCCTGCACACGCCGGTCCAGGCGTAA
- a CDS encoding S49 family peptidase, producing the protein MIRVLSRLRSEPWAITREVMETIVEIAERQNESPQAVAAKLGRPLEHTYDVENRDGVAVLHVTGPMFRYANLFTAISGATSYDLLARDFARVVNDERIDAIVLDIDSPGGEANGVSEFADMIHAAREVKPVVAYVGGYGASAAYWIASAAQEVVINETAILGSLGTVLAIEDSRDRDAKNGVRRTEIVSSQSPYKRVDYATDDGRARLQARVDALSDVFLAKVARNRGVDVETVTQQYGQGDVLVGQAAITAGLADRIGSYEGVISQLQARVRASAGALAAAGSTEKESFMDKHDGAPAADKPTQLTAAQVTEQHPAAAEGIRSEAHAVGRSEERRRIQTILASEHAQGREDLARHLAFESDAGADAATALLQKAPKASTSNGFDKLDAAMRGVGNATVGADADAEEGGEDSLIQTAKALGLAS; encoded by the coding sequence ATGATCCGGGTGCTGTCCCGTTTGAGAAGTGAACCGTGGGCCATCACCCGCGAGGTGATGGAAACGATCGTCGAGATTGCCGAGCGGCAGAACGAATCGCCGCAGGCAGTGGCTGCCAAGCTCGGGCGCCCGCTCGAGCACACCTACGACGTCGAAAACCGGGACGGCGTGGCCGTGTTGCACGTCACGGGCCCCATGTTCCGCTACGCCAACCTGTTCACGGCGATCAGCGGCGCGACGAGCTACGACCTGCTCGCGCGGGACTTCGCGCGCGTGGTCAACGATGAGCGCATCGACGCAATCGTGCTGGACATCGACAGCCCCGGCGGTGAGGCGAACGGCGTCTCCGAGTTTGCCGACATGATCCACGCCGCGCGCGAGGTCAAGCCCGTCGTTGCCTACGTCGGCGGTTACGGTGCGAGCGCTGCGTACTGGATCGCCTCTGCCGCGCAGGAGGTCGTCATCAACGAGACGGCCATCCTCGGCAGCCTGGGCACCGTGCTGGCGATCGAGGACAGTCGTGATCGCGACGCAAAGAACGGCGTGCGCAGGACGGAAATCGTCAGCTCGCAGTCGCCCTACAAGCGCGTCGACTACGCGACCGACGATGGACGCGCGCGCCTGCAGGCTCGCGTGGATGCACTGAGCGATGTCTTCCTCGCCAAGGTCGCGCGCAACCGAGGCGTCGACGTCGAGACCGTCACGCAGCAATACGGCCAAGGCGACGTTCTCGTCGGTCAGGCCGCCATCACCGCCGGCCTGGCCGACCGCATCGGCAGCTACGAGGGTGTGATCTCGCAGCTGCAGGCGCGTGTGCGCGCATCGGCGGGTGCCCTCGCTGCCGCCGGCAGCACTGAAAAGGAGTCCTTCATGGACAAGCACGACGGCGCGCCGGCTGCCGATAAGCCGACCCAACTCACTGCCGCCCAGGTCACCGAGCAGCATCCCGCGGCAGCCGAAGGCATCCGATCCGAGGCGCACGCCGTCGGCCGCTCGGAGGAACGGAGGCGCATCCAGACCATCCTCGCCAGCGAACACGCGCAGGGCCGCGAGGACCTTGCGCGGCATCTGGCGTTCGAGAGCGATGCCGGCGCGGATGCTGCAACCGCGCTGCTCCAGAAGGCGCCGAAGGCCAGCACGTCCAATGGCTTCGACAAGCTGGATGCGGCGATGCGAGGGGTGGGTAACGCCACAGTGGGCGCGGACGCGGACGCCGAAGAGGGCGGCGAGGACAGCCTCATTCAAACGGCCAAGGCGCTGGGCCTGGCCAGCTAG